Proteins encoded by one window of Haematobia irritans isolate KBUSLIRL chromosome 2, ASM5000362v1, whole genome shotgun sequence:
- the LOC142226517 gene encoding uncharacterized protein LOC142226517, with the protein MDIRPFDHNHHCSYSSLGNKMFQMYTTNRRRSFKRRRLASLYGWLGVAVICVVLQNIDTIDAVPMSNAFMRIYNSDGGLHFLHHRVSRDVAMVTALQASSLQQKENTKEAMMQASSTEITMDQPQGQCLLDGEYVPETTVFCEKQVGCRAIQKTGHCCPDYKCDCQKDGKTYLNGDKLVDPETPCTVCYCQGGEILCSSVTCFHRDDCTPKYIPGVCCPEYDNCPVTTSLNKTLTTTSTTTPKPEIPVAVENAPKITIKEITKPTEIRITDDNKAIHQMLKPAITTTTTTTSTTTTTTSPSTTSSASTTTPAPSTQIISTTVMPIISQNTPILGGVDAIKETKKDVSMETLSVDTIPSAGNKTKLGINSGDTLKLAASVTYPPPSSSTTTVRSPTTHVMESGEVDDPVPALSIFSTQGLPEDPSKVNIKREYFVTTEGLASQNEDGSGEYGNSELIYGNTASAVGSASASSSTVGQHSTNGLDSQLSSVELDSDTAGSDNIYHIILTTEGPRSTSIESYLALKGVVSSTEGPFEDLSSPSLLEPKPSPIASIKVPSSTEGSEQMISSTEPGIAHQHLDEDEIPLEINPAYPSLPADDFSIRGDNNYQLTDIDDLGEEPRSISGAHDSTATGHEMVKNSKHLDDIGFGSGSGSGGGSGMGEILNEELAANPSSTTSPMEGSGNMELKDTQKYQKKLHKAPEIVQFMYSAEDSSEETTITNSSDFQMENMKKSEDSSLESTEILKPFDSLISMEDGSGSGSGAGELKQEKEREPTTPKPRRINSNLDIDELHDASGNGPQDDPKDDAESIKLDDSQTDATADNDKSPKGNILSVKNQKETV; encoded by the exons TACCCATGAGTAATGCTTTCATGAGAATATATAATTCCGATGGTGGTCTACATTTTCTACACCATCGTGTGAGCCGTGATGTTGCAATGGTTACAGCTCTTCAAGCATCCAGTCTACAACAgaaagaaaatacaaaagaaGCTATGATGCAGGCTTCATCAACAGAAATCACCATGGATCAACCACAag GCCAATGTCTATTGGATGGTGAATATGTGCCAGAAACAACGGTGTTCTGTGAGAAACAAGTCGGTTGTCGTGCCATACAAAAGACAGGACATTGTTGTCCTGATTATAAATGTG ATTGCCAAAAGGATGGTAAAACTTATTTGAATGGTGATAAGTTGGTAGATCCGGAGACACCATGCACTGTTTGCTACTGTCAAG GTGGTGAAATTTTATGCAGTTCAGTTACTTGCTTCCATCGTGATGATTGTACACCCAAATATATCCCAGGTGTCTGTTGTCCAGAATATGATAATTGTCCCG TTACCACATCTCTTAATAAAACCCTAACGACGACTTCCACAACAACCCCGAAGCCAGAGATACCAGTCGCCGTGGAAAATGCTCCAAAAATTACCATAAAAGAGATCACAAAACCCACAGAGATACGCATAACCGATGATAATAAAGCCATTCATCAAATGTTAAAACCGGCAATAACTACAACAACGACAACCACAAGCACAACGACGACGACTACATCACCGTCGACAACATCGTCGGCTTCAACAACAACACCAGCGCCATCTACACAAATTATCTCGACAACTGTAATGCCAATAATTTCACAAAATACACCAATACTCGGTGGTGTAGATGCCATAAAAGAAACCAAAAAAGATGTAAGTATGGAAACTCTTAGTGTAGACACAATCCCCAGTGCaggcaacaaaacaaaattgggcATTAATAGCGGAGACACATTGAAATTAGCTGCTTCCGTAACATATCCACCACCATCGTCGTCGACAACAACAGTCCGGTCACCCACCACCCATGTCATGGAAAGTGGTGAAGTTGATGATCCCGTTCCAGCTCTTTCGATATTTAGCACTCAAGGTTTACCCGAAGATCCAAGCAAAGTGAATATAAAacgagaatattttgtcaccacAGAGGGTTTAGCATCACAAAACGAAGATGGCAGTGGTGAATATGGAAATTCCGAGTTGATATATGGAAATACGGCGTCTGCGGTGGGATCCGCATCGGCGTCATCTTCAACAGTTGGTCAACATTCGACGAATGGTTTGGACTCACAATTATCATCAGTTGAATTGGATTCAGATACAGCCGGTAGTGATAACATTTaccatataattttgaccacaGAGGGACCGAGATCAACATCAATAGAGAGTTATTTGGCCTTGAAAGGCGTAGTGTCTAGTACCGAAG GTCCCTTTGAGGATTTATCATCACCCAGTCTATTGGAACCTAAACCATCACCAATTGCCTCTATAAAAGTTCCCTCCTCCACCGAGGGATCGGAGCAAATGATATCATCTACAGAACCTGGTATAGCACATCAACATTTAGATGAAGATGAAATACCATTAGAAATTAATCCTGCTTATCCATCATTGCCGGCAGATGATTTTAGTATAAGAGGAGATAATAACTATCAATTAACGGACATTGATGATCTGGGCGAGGAACCCCGTAGTATAAGTGGGGCTCATGATTCTACGGCAACAGGACACGAGATGGTTAAGAATAGCAAACATTTGGATGACATAGGTTTTGGTAGTGGCAGCGGTAGCGGTGGAGGTAGTGGAATGGGTGAAATACTAAACGAGGAACTAGCTGCAAATCCTTCTTCGACCACTTCACCAATGGAAGGTAGTGGAAACATGGAGTTGAAAGATACACAGAAGTATCAGAAGAAATTACACAAAGCTCCCGAAATTGTACAATTTATGTATTCTGCTGAAGATTCATCGGAAGAGACTACAATAACAAATTCCAGTGATtttcaaatggaaaatatgaaaaagtccgAAGATTCTTCATTGGAATCTACAGAAATTCTCAAACCCTTTGACTCACTTATATCCATGGAAGATGGATCTGGCTCGGGTTCAGGAGCAGGAGAATTAAAGCAAGAAAAAGAAAGAGAACCTACCACGCCAAAACCTCGTAGAATAAACTCAAATTTGGATATTGATGAATTACACGATGCATCGGGCAATGGCCCACAAGATGATCCCAAAGATGATGCTGAAAGCATAAAACTGGATGATAGTCAAACCGATGCAACAGCCGATAATGATAAATCACCAAAGGGTAATATACTATCGGTGAAAAATCAAAAGGAAACAGTTTAA